Below is a window of Nitrospirota bacterium DNA.
GGCTTCGTCACATAGTCGTCAGCACCGAGGTCGAGTGCCGCCACTTTGACCTGTTCCTGATCACGAGCGGATAGCACGATGATCGGGGTGGCCGTCCACTCCCGTATTTGGCGAATGACCTCACTTCCCTCAAGATCCGGCAGACCGAGGTCCAGCAGGATAAGATCGGGATTCCTCGCTTGGGCCTCCGTCAGACCATCCTTTCCCGTCGCGGCCTCGTAGAGTCGAAAACCGTGTGCGGG
It encodes the following:
- a CDS encoding response regulator, which produces MSGQEVTVLLIEDEPEIRRFLRTTLPAHGFRLYEAATGKDGLTEAQARNPDLILLDLGLPDLEGSEVIRQIREWTATPIIVLSARDQEQVKVAALDLGADDYVTKP